Proteins from a genomic interval of Gluconacetobacter diazotrophicus PA1 5:
- a CDS encoding topoisomerase, which yields MIPFDAINDAALAQWPVLVARWLPAGRRRGDEWVVGGLDNAPGRSLSINLRTGRWADFAGGPRGGDPISLYAALHARDDRVRAARDLGRMLGVTGGMEAAEPVSDPLPDWVPGVPPAGAPMPDLRGWDHVYAYRDVSGRVVRYVLRRDATAQERKRIMPLTWGMLREGGEARAGWHPRHAGAPRSLYGLERVVRARTVLVCEGEKAADAAQCLFPRMACVTWTAGTGNVDKADWGPLAGRHVIIWPDHDAPGEKAAAEIAALLAPIAATVRVIDVSDMEPGEDAADLCVVEPRNWLRERVGPVLCGTSVKRAGGEAGRPMERRVAALEPIAVRGGEIDLVASAGERALMAANAPIYQRGTSLARPGRREVAAADGRLTQAACLVEVGVHALTDLLCQAVEWRRFDRRSQAWKAIDPPAAAAQVILSRAGTWPFPVIAGVITTPTLRPDGSVLMAPGYDPATRLYHVDDPTLELCLPEPTREAAMRALARLEALLAEFPFVAEADRSVALAGILTAVVRGMMPVSPLFAFRANAPGSGKSFLVDLASVIATGRVCPVTSAGEDVAEMEKRLTGLLLAGYPILSLDNVNEELGGDLLCQATERPIVRLRELGTSSSVEIENRAVIFATGNALRVRGDMTRRTLVATLDAGIEQPELRRFARDPVADIMADRGGYVAACLTILRAWMGSGAALDLPPLASFEGWSRTVRAALVWLGRADPCLSMQAAREDDPERGELREILGLLAQAAGTGRHCGRTVREIEELSALESTDAAGYRTGLRHPELRDALVRIAGTPAGRINSRRLARWFLARRGRVIEGLRIAECGMAHGGVKKWAVERVVS from the coding sequence GGACAACGCGCCGGGGCGGTCGCTGTCGATCAACCTGCGCACCGGGCGGTGGGCCGATTTCGCCGGCGGGCCGCGCGGCGGCGACCCGATCAGCCTGTATGCCGCGCTGCATGCGCGCGACGACCGGGTGCGGGCGGCGCGGGACCTGGGGCGGATGCTGGGGGTGACCGGCGGGATGGAGGCGGCCGAGCCGGTTTCCGACCCCTTGCCCGACTGGGTGCCCGGGGTGCCGCCGGCTGGCGCGCCGATGCCCGACCTGCGCGGGTGGGACCATGTCTATGCCTATCGCGACGTGTCGGGGCGGGTGGTGCGCTATGTGCTGCGGCGCGATGCCACCGCGCAGGAGCGCAAGCGGATCATGCCGCTGACCTGGGGCATGCTGCGCGAGGGCGGGGAGGCCCGCGCCGGCTGGCATCCGCGCCACGCGGGGGCGCCCCGGTCGCTGTACGGGCTGGAGCGCGTGGTGCGGGCGCGGACCGTGCTGGTCTGCGAGGGCGAGAAGGCGGCGGATGCCGCGCAGTGCCTGTTCCCGCGCATGGCCTGCGTGACCTGGACGGCGGGCACCGGCAATGTGGACAAGGCCGACTGGGGCCCCCTGGCCGGGCGGCACGTCATCATCTGGCCCGACCATGACGCGCCGGGCGAGAAGGCGGCGGCGGAGATCGCCGCCCTTCTGGCGCCCATCGCCGCGACCGTGCGCGTCATCGACGTCAGCGACATGGAGCCGGGCGAGGACGCCGCCGACCTGTGCGTGGTCGAGCCGCGGAACTGGCTGCGCGAGCGGGTGGGGCCGGTGCTGTGCGGCACCAGCGTCAAGCGCGCGGGCGGCGAGGCCGGGCGGCCGATGGAACGCCGCGTCGCGGCGCTGGAGCCCATCGCGGTACGGGGCGGCGAGATCGACCTGGTGGCCAGCGCGGGCGAGCGCGCGCTGATGGCCGCGAACGCCCCCATCTACCAGCGCGGCACCAGCCTGGCCCGGCCCGGCCGGCGCGAGGTCGCGGCGGCCGACGGGCGGCTGACCCAGGCGGCGTGCCTGGTCGAGGTGGGGGTGCATGCCCTGACCGACCTGCTGTGCCAGGCGGTGGAATGGCGCCGTTTCGACCGGCGCAGCCAGGCGTGGAAGGCGATCGACCCGCCGGCGGCGGCGGCGCAGGTGATTTTGAGCCGGGCCGGTACATGGCCGTTTCCCGTCATTGCCGGGGTGATCACCACCCCCACGCTGCGCCCCGACGGGTCGGTGCTGATGGCGCCGGGATACGACCCGGCGACGCGGCTGTACCATGTGGACGACCCGACGCTGGAACTGTGCCTGCCCGAGCCCACGCGCGAGGCCGCCATGCGGGCTCTGGCGCGGCTGGAGGCGCTGCTGGCGGAATTTCCGTTCGTGGCCGAGGCCGACCGGTCGGTGGCGCTGGCCGGCATCCTGACCGCCGTGGTGCGGGGGATGATGCCGGTCAGCCCGCTGTTCGCCTTCCGCGCCAACGCGCCCGGGTCGGGCAAGAGCTTCCTGGTGGACCTGGCCAGCGTGATCGCGACCGGGCGCGTCTGCCCCGTGACCAGCGCGGGCGAGGACGTGGCGGAGATGGAAAAGCGCCTGACCGGGTTGCTGCTGGCGGGGTATCCGATCCTGTCGCTGGACAATGTGAACGAGGAACTGGGCGGCGACCTGCTGTGCCAGGCGACGGAACGCCCGATCGTGCGGCTGCGCGAGCTGGGGACGTCGTCCAGCGTCGAGATCGAGAACCGGGCGGTGATCTTCGCCACCGGCAACGCGCTGCGCGTGCGCGGCGACATGACGCGGCGCACGCTGGTCGCGACCCTGGATGCGGGGATCGAACAGCCGGAACTGCGGCGCTTCGCCCGCGATCCGGTCGCCGACATCATGGCCGACCGGGGTGGGTATGTCGCGGCCTGCCTGACGATCCTGCGGGCCTGGATGGGCAGCGGGGCGGCGCTGGACCTGCCGCCGCTGGCGTCGTTCGAGGGATGGAGCCGCACGGTGCGGGCCGCCCTGGTCTGGCTGGGCCGGGCCGATCCGTGCCTGAGCATGCAGGCCGCGCGCGAGGACGACCCCGAGCGCGGCGAACTGCGCGAGATCCTGGGCCTGCTGGCCCAGGCCGCCGGCACCGGCCGGCATTGCGGCCGCACGGTGCGCGAGATCGAGGAGCTGTCGGCGCTGGAAAGCACGGACGCCGCCGGCTACCGCACCGGGCTGCGCCACCCGGAGCTGCGCGACGCGCTGGTGCGGATTGCCGGCACCCCGGCCGGCCGGATCAATTCCCGTCGGTTGGCCCGCTGGTTCCTGGCCCGCCGGGGGCGGGTGATCGAGGGCCTGCGCATCGCGGAATGCGGGATGGCCCATGGCGGGGTGAAGAAGTGGGCGGTGGAACGGGTCGTATCCTGA
- a CDS encoding putative bifunctional diguanylate cyclase/phosphodiesterase, translating to MDEARDYAVYMLDDAGRVTTWNVGAQRLTGYSAREVLGRVGGRLYSEAERRDGVPQRLLAEAREGTVAREGWRYRKDGSPFWASVTINPVRDEAGAQVGFAVSVRDDTKRKTDADRIAQMTRNLDIALQNMSHGLCLFGADARLILANGRYAEIFGLPEGAAKPGMTYRALLTLVYTRRGLSAEAVRRRVDGTFERQMALVRRRRGGTSVLHPRPDMAVQVQYRIMADGGWVATYEDITERLRAEARITYLAHHDSLTGLANRAWFTEALDRALTLAASGTQRVAVIGIDLDKFKEINDQHGHAVGDQVLVTLAARIRDVLEDDELVARLGGDEFAAAKRFDDMAELNAFIGRLEECLSQPIGVDGFELRPNASIGVSLYPRDAETVEALMGDADLAMYRAKGALREHVCFYEAEMDEAARDRRSLVAALWEAVDHHQFHLHFQVQKRVATGEITGFEVLLRWHHPERGWVAPMDFIPLAEECGAILPIGEWVLRQACREAARWSRPYRIAVNLSAVQLGEDGLADMVRAILEETGLAPSRLELEITETAIIVDKQQSLRTLQRIKALGVSISIDDFGVGYSSLETLRTFPFDKIKMDRSFMTEIERSPESKAILRAILALGRSLTIPVLAEGVETQVQLDILHAEGCIEAQGYLLGRPKPMEIDAEPYRPLDEDGWSDLSFEKIT from the coding sequence GTGGACGAGGCGCGGGATTATGCGGTGTACATGCTGGACGACGCGGGGCGGGTCACCACCTGGAACGTCGGCGCGCAGCGGCTGACGGGATATTCCGCGCGCGAGGTGCTGGGGCGGGTGGGCGGCCGCCTGTATTCCGAGGCCGAGCGGCGCGACGGCGTGCCGCAGCGGCTGCTGGCCGAGGCGCGCGAGGGCACGGTGGCGCGCGAGGGATGGCGCTATCGCAAGGACGGAAGCCCGTTCTGGGCGTCGGTCACGATCAACCCGGTCCGGGACGAGGCCGGGGCCCAGGTCGGCTTTGCCGTGAGCGTGCGCGACGACACCAAGCGCAAGACCGATGCCGACCGGATCGCGCAGATGACGCGCAATCTGGACATCGCGCTGCAGAACATGTCGCACGGGCTGTGCCTGTTCGGTGCCGATGCGCGGCTGATCCTGGCCAACGGGCGCTATGCCGAGATCTTCGGCCTGCCCGAGGGCGCGGCGAAGCCGGGCATGACCTACCGGGCGCTGCTGACGCTGGTCTATACCCGCCGGGGCCTGTCGGCCGAGGCCGTGCGGCGGCGGGTCGACGGCACGTTCGAGCGCCAGATGGCCCTGGTCCGCAGGCGGCGGGGCGGGACCTCGGTCCTGCATCCCCGGCCCGACATGGCGGTGCAGGTGCAGTACAGAATCATGGCCGACGGCGGATGGGTGGCGACCTACGAGGACATTACCGAACGGCTGAGGGCGGAAGCGCGCATCACCTATCTGGCGCATCATGATTCGCTGACCGGGCTGGCCAACCGCGCCTGGTTCACCGAGGCGCTGGACCGCGCCCTGACGCTGGCGGCCAGCGGCACGCAGCGGGTGGCGGTGATCGGCATCGACCTGGACAAGTTCAAGGAGATCAACGACCAGCACGGCCATGCGGTGGGCGACCAGGTGCTGGTGACCCTGGCCGCGCGCATCCGTGACGTCCTGGAGGACGACGAACTGGTCGCCCGGCTGGGCGGCGACGAATTCGCCGCGGCCAAGCGGTTCGACGACATGGCCGAACTGAACGCCTTCATCGGCCGGCTGGAGGAGTGCCTGTCGCAGCCCATCGGGGTGGACGGGTTCGAACTGCGGCCCAATGCCAGCATCGGCGTATCGCTGTACCCCCGCGACGCGGAAACGGTCGAGGCGCTGATGGGCGACGCGGACCTGGCGATGTATCGCGCCAAGGGGGCGTTGCGCGAGCATGTGTGCTTCTACGAGGCGGAGATGGACGAGGCGGCGCGCGACCGCCGCAGCCTGGTCGCGGCGTTGTGGGAGGCGGTGGACCACCATCAGTTCCATCTGCATTTCCAGGTGCAGAAACGCGTGGCCACCGGCGAGATCACCGGCTTCGAGGTGCTGCTGCGCTGGCACCACCCGGAACGCGGCTGGGTGGCGCCGATGGATTTCATTCCCCTGGCCGAGGAATGCGGCGCCATCCTGCCGATCGGCGAGTGGGTGCTGCGCCAGGCCTGCCGCGAGGCCGCCCGCTGGTCCCGCCCCTACCGGATCGCGGTCAACCTGTCGGCCGTGCAGCTGGGCGAGGACGGGCTGGCCGACATGGTGCGCGCGATCCTGGAGGAAACCGGCCTGGCCCCGTCGCGGCTGGAACTGGAGATTACCGAGACCGCGATCATCGTGGACAAGCAGCAGTCGCTGCGCACGCTGCAGCGGATCAAGGCGCTGGGGGTGTCGATTTCGATCGACGATTTCGGCGTGGGCTATTCGTCGCTGGAAACGCTGCGGACCTTCCCCTTCGACAAGATCAAGATGGACCGCAGCTTCATGACCGAGATCGAGCGGTCGCCGGAATCGAAGGCGATCCTGCGCGCGATCCTGGCGCTGGGCCGCAGCCTGACCATTCCGGTCCTGGCCGAGGGCGTGGAGACGCAGGTCCAGCTCGACATCCTGCATGCCGAGGGCTGCATCGAGGCCCAGGGATATCTGCTGGGCCGGCCGAAGCCGATGGAAATCGACGCCGAGCCGTACCGGCCGCTGGACGAGGACGGCTGGAGCGATTTGTCATTTGAGAAAATCACATGA
- a CDS encoding MHYT domain-containing protein — protein MSRILAWVILKHGVIGVAAAVMLCVSSSYVAMMLLRRLRRTAGRGRVIWAAAAGVAGGFGVWATHFLGMLAFGSDVVAAYRLRPVVLSLGVSMLASGAAVLLAGCVAPVAAGALAGGDADGDADAGADRAARTRRTRMREILVGVGAGILFILGVAAMHVMGLQAARMHGLTWNEPMSALALLVGGGFSIAAFLTARWGSSAPFRCLVPAWLMTLAIMSLHFIAMADTDVVAASSPPDLARHLLSPMLMVVIIGVMACALLPIGLAASIITYLFGPGIWWCIIFT, from the coding sequence ATGTCACGGATCCTGGCCTGGGTCATTCTGAAGCATGGTGTGATCGGTGTCGCAGCGGCGGTGATGCTGTGTGTATCGAGCAGCTATGTGGCGATGATGCTGCTGCGCCGGCTGCGGCGCACGGCGGGACGTGGCCGGGTGATCTGGGCGGCGGCGGCGGGCGTTGCCGGGGGATTTGGCGTCTGGGCGACGCATTTCCTCGGCATGCTGGCGTTTGGGTCCGACGTGGTGGCGGCCTATCGGCTGCGCCCCGTGGTGCTGTCGCTGGGCGTGTCCATGCTGGCGAGCGGCGCCGCCGTTCTGCTGGCCGGCTGCGTGGCGCCCGTCGCCGCCGGGGCGTTGGCCGGCGGGGACGCGGATGGCGATGCGGATGCCGGGGCGGATCGGGCGGCCCGGACGCGGCGGACTCGCATGCGGGAAATCCTGGTGGGCGTCGGCGCGGGTATCCTGTTCATCCTGGGCGTGGCGGCCATGCATGTGATGGGCCTGCAGGCGGCGCGCATGCACGGGCTGACATGGAACGAGCCGATGTCCGCCCTGGCGCTGCTGGTCGGCGGTGGATTTTCCATCGCGGCGTTCCTGACCGCCCGGTGGGGCAGCAGCGCGCCGTTCCGCTGCCTGGTGCCCGCGTGGCTGATGACGCTGGCGATCATGAGCCTGCATTTCATCGCCATGGCCGATACGGACGTGGTGGCGGCGTCGAGCCCGCCGGACCTGGCGCGTCACCTGCTGTCCCCGATGCTGATGGTCGTGATTATCGGCGTGATGGCGTGCGCGCTGCTGCCGATCGGGCTGGCGGCCTCGATCATTACCTATCTGTTTGGTCCCGGGATTTGGTGGTGCATTATTTTCACATGA
- a CDS encoding terminase small subunit codes for MVPDTGDDAHAGDAGDDAAAMPKLTPRQERFVTEYLVDLNGKQAALRTGYGPVGAQQHAARMLAMPQVRAAVDRGKAARRERTKVTQDQVISELMRMAFYDVGAIAGHRLEGPEDIATLPDAVRGAIAGWSWDKAGHFVVRLVPRTPSLDLLARHLGLLKDVRQHLGRDGQPVDPPALYTVLVR; via the coding sequence ATGGTGCCGGATACGGGGGACGATGCGCATGCCGGCGACGCGGGGGACGATGCCGCGGCCATGCCGAAGCTGACGCCGAGGCAGGAACGGTTCGTTACGGAATATCTGGTCGACCTGAACGGGAAGCAGGCGGCGCTGCGTACCGGCTATGGGCCCGTCGGCGCGCAGCAGCACGCGGCGCGGATGCTGGCGATGCCGCAGGTGAGGGCGGCGGTGGACCGGGGGAAGGCGGCGCGGCGCGAGCGGACGAAAGTCACGCAGGATCAGGTGATTTCCGAACTGATGCGCATGGCGTTCTATGACGTGGGCGCGATCGCGGGGCATCGGCTGGAGGGGCCGGAGGACATCGCGACCCTGCCGGATGCGGTGCGCGGCGCCATTGCCGGCTGGTCGTGGGACAAGGCGGGACATTTCGTCGTGCGCCTGGTGCCGCGCACGCCCAGCCTGGATCTGCTGGCGCGGCACCTAGGCCTGCTGAAGGACGTGCGCCAGCATCTGGGCCGCGACGGACAGCCGGTCGATCCGCCGGCGCTGTATACGGTTCTGGTCCGCTAA
- a CDS encoding IS481-like element ISGdi9 family transposase, with protein sequence MGQVHHGSATTTAAVRRAIQHSQESLRVLAKRYGINPKTVAKWKGRTDTSDRRTGPKVASSTILSTEEEAIVVAFRRHTLLPLDDCLYALQATIPHLTRSSLHRCFQRHGISRLPETEGDKPKRSKFKSYPIGYFHIDIAEVRTEMGRLYLLVAIDRTSKFAFVQLHEKATRRVAGDFLRALAAAVPYRIHTVLTDNGTHFTDPAGNGWTPEDIKAMRADGVLFRCHSFELACADLDIEHRLTKPRHPWTNGQVERMNRTIKDATVKRFYYETHDQLRQHLADFVTAYNFARRLKTLRGLTPYEFICQQWEKEPSRFIHNPHHQIPGQNTYRA encoded by the coding sequence ATGGGCCAGGTTCACCACGGAAGCGCCACGACGACAGCGGCAGTCCGTCGAGCGATACAACATAGTCAAGAGAGCCTGAGGGTTCTGGCGAAACGCTACGGGATCAACCCGAAGACGGTCGCCAAATGGAAGGGGCGGACCGATACGTCGGATCGACGCACCGGTCCGAAGGTCGCATCCTCAACCATCCTGTCGACCGAAGAAGAAGCGATCGTTGTGGCCTTCCGTCGCCATACCCTGCTGCCTCTTGATGATTGCCTTTATGCGCTTCAGGCGACGATCCCGCATCTGACGCGATCTTCCCTGCACCGTTGTTTTCAGCGCCATGGGATCAGCCGCCTGCCCGAGACCGAAGGCGACAAACCAAAACGGTCGAAGTTCAAGAGTTATCCGATCGGCTATTTTCACATCGACATTGCTGAAGTCCGCACTGAAATGGGGCGCCTTTATCTTCTGGTGGCGATCGACCGGACCTCGAAATTCGCTTTTGTCCAATTGCACGAGAAAGCGACACGTCGCGTTGCCGGTGACTTCCTGCGTGCTCTGGCCGCTGCGGTTCCCTACCGCATCCATACCGTGCTGACCGATAACGGCACGCATTTTACCGATCCGGCCGGCAATGGATGGACACCCGAAGACATCAAGGCCATGCGGGCGGATGGTGTCCTGTTCCGGTGCCACTCTTTTGAACTGGCCTGTGCTGATCTCGATATCGAGCATCGACTGACAAAGCCGCGACATCCCTGGACGAATGGCCAGGTCGAGAGGATGAACCGCACGATCAAGGACGCCACCGTCAAGCGCTTCTACTACGAAACACATGACCAGTTGCGTCAACACCTCGCCGACTTCGTTACCGCCTACAATTTCGCCCGCAGGCTCAAGACCCTGCGCGGCCTCACTCCATATGAATTCATTTGTCAGCAGTGGGAAAAAGAACCATCACGGTTCATACATAATCCGCACCACCAAATCCCGGGACAAAACACCTATCGCGCCTGA